One Brachyspira pilosicoli P43/6/78 genomic window carries:
- a CDS encoding response regulator, with protein sequence MLNGKPLILAVDDEENIRNLITYTLEAHDLEVLTAENGKVAITILEHNPVDVIITDLLMPSMTGLALIREMKKRKNSIPIIIITAYGNTDMVKEIIAEGVFRLIEKPLDFETLVPIVNDAIEYKKNNKK encoded by the coding sequence ATGCTTAATGGTAAACCCTTAATACTTGCAGTAGATGATGAAGAGAATATACGTAATCTTATAACCTATACTCTTGAAGCACATGACTTAGAAGTATTAACTGCTGAAAATGGAAAAGTTGCTATAACAATATTAGAACATAATCCTGTTGATGTTATTATTACAGACTTACTTATGCCTTCTATGACAGGGCTTGCTCTTATTAGAGAAATGAAAAAGAGAAAAAACTCTATACCTATAATAATTATAACAGCTTATGGAAATACTGATATGGTAAAAGAGATAATAGCTGAAGGTGTATTTAGACTTATAGAAAAACCTCTTGATTTTGAGACATTAGTTCCTATAGTAAATGATGCTATAGAATATAAGAAAAATAATAAAAAATAA
- the recR gene encoding recombination mediator RecR, with amino-acid sequence MSGIDSLDKLTQMISRLPGIGGRSAMRIALYLFDSDDEYLSELSNSILSLHKNIKLCRECYSLSENDICNICASDKRDRTKLCIVESYTDMIAIEKTEEYNGIYHVLGGLIEPLKGIGISDIRIKELIDRVKDNSSIEEIIIAFGASLEADTTASYINKTLRNNNFDKKISRITYGISLASDIENADSRSLARSIADRVVMQ; translated from the coding sequence TTGAGCGGTATTGATTCTTTAGATAAGCTTACACAGATGATATCTAGACTTCCTGGAATAGGGGGAAGGAGTGCTATGCGTATTGCTTTGTATTTGTTTGACAGTGATGATGAATATTTAAGCGAGTTATCTAATTCTATTTTGTCGCTGCATAAAAATATAAAGCTTTGCAGAGAATGTTATTCTTTGAGTGAGAATGACATTTGCAATATATGTGCAAGTGATAAAAGAGACAGAACAAAGCTATGCATAGTTGAATCTTATACAGATATGATTGCCATAGAAAAAACAGAAGAATACAATGGTATTTATCATGTTTTAGGAGGATTAATAGAGCCTCTTAAAGGAATAGGTATTTCAGATATAAGAATAAAAGAATTAATAGATAGAGTTAAAGATAATAGCTCAATAGAAGAAATTATTATAGCATTTGGTGCTTCATTAGAGGCAGATACTACAGCATCGTATATAAATAAAACTTTGAGAAACAATAATTTCGATAAAAAAATAAGCCGCATTACGTATGGTATATCATTAGCAAGCGATATTGAAAATGCTGATTCACGTTCATTAGCAAGAAGCATTGCAGACAGAGTAGTTATGCAGTAG
- a CDS encoding HD domain-containing protein: MASIEREKAIELFKKYNKEPSLFKHALSVEAVMRYFANKYNEDAEEWAMVGFLHDMDYEMFPNEHCIKVKEILEKEGLPESFIRAIQSHGFGICTDIEPNTNMEKTLYAVDELAGFILACALVRPSKSLDDMEVKSVKKKLKDKAFAAKVDRSIINNGAERLNISLDELIKETIEALKPIQESIGLQKIS; encoded by the coding sequence ATGGCAAGCATAGAAAGAGAAAAAGCTATAGAGTTATTTAAAAAATACAACAAAGAACCATCTCTATTTAAACATGCCCTATCAGTTGAAGCTGTAATGAGATATTTTGCTAATAAATATAACGAAGATGCTGAAGAATGGGCAATGGTTGGCTTTTTGCATGATATGGATTATGAAATGTTTCCTAATGAACATTGCATAAAAGTAAAAGAGATATTAGAAAAAGAAGGCTTGCCTGAAAGTTTTATTAGAGCTATACAAAGTCATGGTTTTGGAATATGTACAGATATAGAACCTAATACTAATATGGAAAAAACTTTATATGCTGTAGATGAACTTGCAGGTTTTATTTTGGCTTGTGCTTTGGTGAGACCTTCAAAGAGCTTAGATGATATGGAAGTAAAATCAGTTAAGAAGAAATTAAAAGATAAAGCTTTTGCTGCTAAAGTTGATAGAAGTATTATAAATAACGGTGCTGAAAGACTTAATATATCATTAGATGAATTAATAAAAGAAACTATAGAAGCTTTAAAACCTATACAAGAGAGTATAGGATTACAAAAAATATCTTAA
- the selA gene encoding L-seryl-tRNA(Sec) selenium transferase, whose product MNNNFNLVQTNVVLEDNSIKPYHKILSRPIVTDIIREILEKLRAELKNNPNAHYSKEDIIKLCEMRLKEKSNLPIKRVINATGTIMHTNLGRSPIDEDIWQEVKDLNIYSNNLEYNINKEGRGLRGEFLYTLLAKLTGAEDALVVNNNAAAVFLILKTFAKEKEVIVSRGEQVQIGGGFRIPDILREAGAKLVEIGTTNIVTINDYKEAITENTAMILKVHASNFKIRGFVKSPSFKKIKDAIPSNIPLVYDEGAGIFDESMSEEEHIKSALKAGVDLVCFSGDKMFSSVQAGIIVGKKEYIAKIYKHPLMRAFRCGKTVLSILEKNVIKRLNTEGQFKGYCERLLSIREEAVKQKAFRIINDLKGFDVVEEYVETGGGAMADTFYSSYAISFKPKNIKETIKYLHNLDTPIISKIKKDYVLLYVLTIEERDIEYVYNVLKHIEKEYL is encoded by the coding sequence ATGAATAACAATTTTAACTTAGTTCAAACCAATGTCGTATTGGAAGATAATTCTATTAAACCATATCATAAAATTTTATCTCGTCCTATAGTTACTGATATTATCAGAGAAATATTAGAGAAATTAAGAGCAGAATTAAAAAATAATCCAAATGCTCATTACAGCAAAGAAGATATCATTAAATTATGTGAAATGAGATTAAAAGAAAAATCTAATCTCCCTATAAAAAGAGTTATAAATGCTACAGGCACTATCATGCATACCAATTTGGGACGTTCTCCTATTGATGAAGATATATGGCAGGAAGTAAAAGATTTAAATATATACAGCAATAACCTCGAATACAATATAAACAAAGAAGGAAGAGGTTTAAGAGGAGAGTTTTTATACACATTATTAGCTAAACTCACAGGTGCTGAAGATGCTTTAGTTGTAAACAATAATGCTGCTGCTGTATTTTTAATATTAAAAACATTCGCTAAAGAAAAAGAAGTTATAGTATCTAGAGGAGAACAGGTACAAATAGGAGGCGGTTTTAGAATACCGGATATTTTAAGAGAAGCTGGTGCTAAGCTTGTTGAAATAGGTACTACAAATATAGTAACAATAAATGATTATAAAGAAGCTATAACTGAAAACACAGCAATGATATTAAAAGTACATGCTTCCAATTTTAAAATTAGGGGTTTTGTAAAAAGTCCATCATTTAAAAAAATTAAAGATGCCATACCAAGCAATATACCATTAGTTTATGATGAGGGGGCTGGCATATTTGATGAGAGCATGTCTGAAGAAGAGCATATAAAATCTGCATTAAAAGCTGGTGTTGATTTGGTATGTTTTTCTGGGGATAAGATGTTTTCAAGTGTGCAGGCGGGCATTATAGTTGGAAAAAAAGAATATATAGCTAAAATATACAAACACCCTCTTATGAGAGCTTTTAGATGCGGTAAAACTGTACTTTCTATATTAGAGAAAAATGTTATTAAAAGATTAAATACAGAAGGACAATTTAAGGGTTATTGTGAAAGATTATTGTCTATTAGAGAGGAAGCTGTAAAACAAAAAGCATTTAGAATTATTAATGATTTGAAGGGTTTTGATGTAGTTGAGGAATATGTAGAGACTGGAGGCGGTGCTATGGCTGATACTTTCTACTCTTCTTATGCTATAAGCTTTAAGCCTAAAAACATTAAAGAGACTATAAAATATTTACATAATTTAGATACTCCTATTATATCAAAGATAAAGAAAGACTATGTGTTATTATATGTTTTAACAATAGAAGAGAGAGATATTGAGTATGTATATAATGTCTTAAAGCATATAGAAAAAGAATATTTATAA
- a CDS encoding isochorismatase family protein, with translation MSKVKILTIVDMQNDYMEGGPMAVNGAIGLIPVINDLIKNGEYDAIIATQDWHPSNHISFASTHNKEPFSKIRVMDQETGDEDILTLWPRHCVARTFGSAIVDELKKKKDYIYVQKGVDADDEGVSGFSYMHKDFIDAARENKEVLILDFVGVALDYAVYYTARDTAQYVTSINAEYLVSVNVLEYATAAMNPDKVYELYSNTKNINLKKVHL, from the coding sequence ATGAGTAAGGTTAAGATACTAACAATAGTAGATATGCAAAATGATTATATGGAAGGCGGTCCTATGGCTGTTAATGGAGCAATTGGACTTATACCTGTAATTAATGACCTTATAAAAAATGGAGAATATGATGCTATAATAGCTACTCAAGATTGGCATCCATCAAATCATATATCTTTTGCTTCTACTCATAATAAAGAACCTTTTTCTAAAATTAGAGTAATGGACCAAGAAACTGGCGATGAAGATATTTTAACACTTTGGCCTCGTCATTGTGTTGCTAGAACTTTCGGCTCTGCTATTGTTGATGAATTAAAAAAGAAAAAAGATTATATTTATGTTCAAAAGGGTGTTGATGCTGATGATGAGGGAGTATCTGGATTTTCTTATATGCATAAGGATTTTATAGATGCTGCTAGAGAAAATAAAGAAGTATTGATATTAGATTTTGTCGGTGTTGCTTTGGATTATGCTGTTTATTATACGGCAAGAGATACAGCTCAATATGTAACTTCTATTAATGCTGAATATTTAGTTAGCGTAAATGTTTTAGAATATGCAACTGCTGCAATGAATCCAGATAAAGTGTATGAATTATATTCCAATACAAAAAACATTAATCTTAAAAAGGTTCATCTGTGA
- a CDS encoding sodium:solute symporter family protein, producing MILGNWIILILSSLILIGIGFWTQLKIKKGSSEGFLLGAKSIGAFVGAGTLMATGYSGWGFIGSPGTTYAYGAIEIFANFFFAPAITFGTLFFAGFMKKKAEEAGGFTVPEYIAKTHNGNKTQKRIVHGLGGIATFVFLSVYIIGQIRAIGLVASQWLGVSEHLASIILMIVIIIFTVQGGLLAVAITDTIMCIGMLVASIIVYLTIIKDVSMTELINSVGAIKPEFINPTTSNPYGEGKYKVFLVFIYAFLFTTTLPYMSVRFLSFKDKINIPVMALIMAPMGIILSLVPIVGLYMFYKNPNLPNPDSAMPVFLTSYLPPAIGGMIILFILFAMLSTISSVLQALASSLSHDLFVAFTDKAEKSSTVINRIGVVFTGVWGLVLTYIAPQGMLNQIAYIGTGGLIAMFVGPIMMKPFIQANITACLLSMITGLVTSTLFILKLNVGWVEAPIYAGLCACFVYVVSALLIKEKTEEKESDEEKTNIENCINSVAAEDVD from the coding sequence ATGATACTTGGAAATTGGATTATATTAATATTATCATCTTTAATTTTAATTGGAATTGGTTTTTGGACTCAATTAAAAATAAAAAAAGGAAGCTCTGAAGGTTTCTTACTCGGAGCAAAATCAATAGGGGCTTTTGTTGGTGCTGGTACATTGATGGCTACTGGCTACAGCGGTTGGGGTTTTATTGGTTCGCCTGGCACTACTTATGCTTATGGTGCTATAGAGATATTTGCTAACTTTTTCTTTGCTCCTGCTATTACTTTTGGTACATTGTTTTTTGCCGGATTTATGAAGAAAAAAGCTGAAGAAGCTGGCGGTTTTACTGTACCTGAATATATTGCTAAAACTCATAATGGAAATAAAACTCAAAAAAGAATAGTTCATGGTCTTGGCGGAATTGCTACTTTTGTATTTTTATCTGTATATATAATAGGACAAATAAGAGCTATAGGGTTAGTTGCTTCACAGTGGCTTGGAGTATCTGAACATTTAGCTTCTATAATACTTATGATTGTAATTATAATATTTACTGTTCAGGGAGGATTGCTTGCTGTTGCTATTACTGATACTATAATGTGTATTGGTATGTTAGTAGCTTCTATAATAGTTTATCTTACAATAATAAAAGATGTTTCTATGACAGAGCTTATTAATAGTGTAGGAGCTATTAAGCCAGAGTTTATTAATCCTACAACATCTAATCCTTATGGGGAAGGAAAATATAAAGTATTTTTAGTATTTATATATGCGTTTTTATTTACTACAACATTGCCTTATATGTCTGTAAGATTTTTATCATTTAAAGATAAGATTAATATTCCTGTTATGGCTTTGATAATGGCACCTATGGGTATAATACTAAGTTTAGTTCCAATAGTTGGACTTTATATGTTTTATAAAAATCCTAATCTTCCTAATCCTGATAGTGCTATGCCTGTATTTTTAACTTCATATCTTCCGCCTGCTATTGGAGGAATGATTATATTATTTATATTGTTTGCAATGCTTTCTACAATAAGTTCTGTATTACAAGCATTAGCTTCTTCTCTTTCTCATGATTTATTTGTGGCATTCACTGATAAAGCAGAAAAAAGCAGCACTGTAATAAACAGAATAGGGGTAGTATTTACTGGAGTTTGGGGACTAGTATTAACTTATATAGCTCCTCAGGGAATGCTTAATCAAATAGCTTATATTGGAACAGGCGGACTTATTGCTATGTTTGTTGGACCTATTATGATGAAGCCGTTTATACAAGCTAATATTACTGCTTGCTTACTTTCTATGATTACAGGTTTAGTAACAAGCACTTTATTTATATTAAAATTAAATGTTGGCTGGGTAGAGGCTCCTATATATGCTGGTTTATGTGCTTGTTTTGTATATGTAGTTTCTGCTTTGCTCATAAAAGAAAAAACAGAAGAGAAAGAATCTGATGAAGAGAAAACAAATATTGAAAATTGTATAAACTCTGTTGCTGCCGAAGATGTTGATTAA
- the selB gene encoding selenocysteine-specific translation elongation factor yields the protein MNKIIGTAGHVDHGKSELIKALTGIAMMRLPEEKKREMTIDLGFGFFKPNDDITIGVIDVPGHERFIRNMVAGMWSLDLVMLVVCANEGWMNMTEEHAKVALALGIKNIVCVINKIDLVDDNKLKESEESIKKNLYRIFQRDIETIKVSALNGTNIDLLKERVTDILLNDKTKEEIKTHIYVDRVFSIKGAGLTITGSIKGGDIKRDDTLIHYPTKREVSIRNIQSYHQDREIVHSTSRVALNLKNIKKEEIRRGHLLCSKEENVFLTDEIILELLGNSDVDYLKKIKNAEFAIGTECLVAQIIPLYKKQDNNNKDDSKEIDRRFIRLKFDEPIAVFWKERGILISHGGSAIIGTGDVFWGEKTNPFIRKNIMDRASDFLGKIERKKYTDLVMSVNGYSLASGNMPEYAVKLANYFVKKDYLKESTERIKKLIEVKKDGFSFEDIKNYLNIETSFTKPFIDYLLENKIIMSLDNNIYKKYVDTVQLTNSQKMLIDKLKKEDLNGLDEKIIKTINNGIKDIKTLTALKYATYLDEGLYYHTEVYNRVKSLIMKNTKKNDVITIALVKERTGLSRKYTIPILNALEREKLVKRQGNDRIVL from the coding sequence ATGAACAAAATTATAGGAACTGCTGGGCATGTTGATCATGGTAAATCAGAATTAATAAAAGCTTTAACAGGTATTGCTATGATGCGTTTACCTGAAGAGAAGAAAAGAGAGATGACTATTGATTTGGGTTTTGGATTTTTTAAGCCTAATGATGACATTACTATTGGGGTAATAGATGTTCCTGGGCATGAAAGATTTATTAGAAATATGGTTGCGGGAATGTGGAGTTTGGATTTGGTGATGCTTGTTGTATGTGCCAATGAAGGCTGGATGAATATGACAGAAGAGCATGCTAAAGTAGCTTTGGCATTGGGTATAAAAAACATTGTATGTGTAATAAATAAAATAGACCTTGTTGATGATAATAAATTAAAAGAATCTGAAGAGAGTATTAAAAAAAACTTATACAGAATATTTCAAAGAGATATAGAAACAATAAAAGTATCTGCTTTAAATGGCACTAATATAGATTTATTAAAAGAAAGAGTTACAGATATATTATTAAATGATAAAACAAAAGAAGAGATAAAAACTCATATTTATGTAGACAGGGTATTTTCTATAAAGGGAGCTGGACTTACAATTACAGGAAGTATTAAAGGAGGAGATATAAAAAGAGATGACACTCTTATACACTACCCTACTAAAAGAGAAGTATCTATAAGAAATATTCAGTCATACCATCAAGACAGAGAGATTGTGCATTCTACTTCGAGGGTTGCTTTGAATTTAAAAAACATAAAAAAAGAAGAGATAAGAAGAGGGCATTTATTATGCTCTAAAGAGGAGAATGTTTTTCTAACAGATGAAATAATATTAGAATTACTTGGAAATAGCGATGTTGATTATTTGAAAAAGATAAAAAATGCAGAGTTTGCAATTGGTACAGAATGTTTAGTAGCTCAGATTATACCTTTATACAAAAAACAAGATAACAACAATAAAGATGACAGCAAAGAAATAGACAGAAGATTTATAAGATTAAAATTTGATGAGCCTATAGCGGTATTTTGGAAAGAGAGAGGAATACTTATTAGCCATGGAGGAAGTGCTATAATTGGTACGGGCGATGTATTTTGGGGAGAGAAAACTAATCCATTTATTAGAAAAAATATTATGGATAGAGCTTCAGATTTCTTGGGCAAAATTGAGAGAAAAAAATATACTGACTTAGTAATGAGTGTTAATGGATATAGTTTAGCTAGCGGAAATATGCCTGAATATGCTGTAAAACTTGCTAACTATTTTGTAAAAAAAGATTATTTAAAAGAATCAACTGAAAGAATAAAAAAACTAATAGAAGTAAAAAAAGACGGATTCTCTTTTGAAGATATAAAAAATTATCTTAATATAGAAACTTCATTTACAAAGCCTTTTATTGATTATTTACTAGAAAATAAAATTATCATGTCATTAGACAATAATATATATAAAAAATATGTAGATACAGTACAGCTTACCAATTCACAAAAAATGCTTATTGACAAATTAAAAAAAGAAGACTTAAATGGATTAGATGAAAAAATTATAAAAACTATCAATAACGGAATAAAAGATATAAAAACACTAACAGCATTAAAATATGCAACATATCTTGATGAAGGCTTATATTATCATACAGAAGTTTATAACAGAGTAAAAAGCCTAATAATGAAGAACACCAAGAAAAATGATGTTATCACTATAGCATTAGTTAAAGAGAGAACAGGGTTATCTAGAAAATACACTATACCAATACTAAATGCTTTAGAGAGAGAAAAGTTGGTAAAAAGGCAAGGCAATGACAGAATAGTGCTTTGA
- the rpe gene encoding ribulose-phosphate 3-epimerase gives MNKIIIAPSILTASFANLESTIKELEEAGADYLHLDIMDGSFVPQITFGSKIVSDIKKITSLPLDVHLMIVSPEKHIDDFAKAGADIISVHYEGNIHLHKLIMQIKSHNVKAGIVLNPHTRVDVIEPLIDDIDNVLIMSVNPGFGGQKFITNSIKKIEDTKRLIGQREIIISVDGGINLNTCSDVIKAGANLLVAGSAIIDSKNKKETIKQLRNF, from the coding sequence ATGAATAAAATAATAATAGCACCATCTATACTAACAGCATCTTTTGCTAATTTGGAATCTACTATAAAAGAACTTGAAGAAGCAGGGGCTGATTATTTGCATTTAGATATAATGGACGGAAGCTTTGTGCCTCAAATAACATTCGGCTCTAAAATTGTATCCGACATAAAAAAAATTACATCTTTGCCTCTTGATGTTCATTTAATGATAGTAAGTCCGGAAAAACATATTGATGATTTTGCTAAGGCTGGTGCTGATATCATTAGCGTACATTATGAAGGAAATATTCATTTACATAAATTGATAATGCAAATAAAATCACATAATGTAAAGGCTGGAATAGTTCTTAATCCTCATACAAGAGTTGATGTTATAGAGCCTCTTATAGATGATATTGACAATGTTCTTATAATGTCAGTTAATCCTGGTTTTGGTGGGCAGAAGTTTATAACAAATTCAATAAAAAAAATTGAAGATACAAAAAGACTAATAGGACAAAGAGAGATTATAATATCCGTTGATGGAGGAATTAATTTAAACACTTGCAGCGATGTTATAAAAGCAGGAGCTAATTTACTAGTTGCAGGAAGTGCTATAATAGATAGCAAAAACAAAAAAGAAACTATCAAACAATTAAGAAACTTTTAA
- a CDS encoding STAS domain-containing protein translates to MAIEFNDAYISIVPEANLCSSEEIYRFANESEEAASIRMPIVILDLKNTKEINSAGIAKILKLYKNLQALKIKLYMMNLNADVEPILKNLLLTYLITKIESVKDLDL, encoded by the coding sequence ATGGCTATAGAGTTTAATGATGCATATATATCTATAGTTCCTGAAGCTAATCTTTGTAGTTCTGAAGAAATATATAGATTCGCTAATGAATCTGAAGAAGCTGCTTCTATTAGAATGCCTATTGTTATACTTGACTTAAAAAACACTAAAGAAATTAATAGTGCTGGAATAGCAAAAATATTAAAACTTTATAAAAACTTACAAGCTCTAAAAATAAAATTATATATGATGAATCTTAATGCAGATGTAGAGCCTATATTGAAAAATTTGCTTCTCACATATTTAATCACAAAAATAGAAAGTGTAAAAGATTTAGACCTTTAA
- the gltX gene encoding glutamate--tRNA ligase produces MSDIRVRFAPSPTGFLHIGNARTALFNWLYAKSIKGKLILRIEDTDQERSTKEAVDMAIKSLKWLGIDWDEGPEVGGNYGPYFQSERLDIYKKYTEKLMEEGKAYYCFCTSEELEKKSNMQKTLNQPIIYDGKCKDIPLEEAKRRVANGEPAKIRFRVPKNQQIVFEDFVRGVVKTNSDEIGDIIIVRENGFPTYNYAVVIDDMLMKISHVIRGEDHISNTPKQILIYEALGAEVPRFAHTSSILGNDRKKLSKRHGAATLMEYKDEGFLPQAMRNFLALLGWTHPEAMENMNDEDMIKAFTLDRFSKSPAIFDTAKLRHLNAWHIKNLDLDEATELFLPYLIQGGFLKENYTEEEHAWAKKLISVIRHNCVVLSDIVKYVPVFFENDFELTDEMKEIVNKEESKKLLQFIKTNIENANEITDQYMKDLIKQAQKETGLKGPNLYHPIRYVITGSSAGTELSHICELLGKENILYRLSKYI; encoded by the coding sequence ATGTCAGATATTAGAGTTCGTTTTGCTCCATCTCCAACTGGTTTTTTACATATAGGAAATGCAAGAACAGCGTTATTTAATTGGCTTTATGCTAAATCTATAAAAGGAAAATTAATTTTAAGAATAGAAGATACAGATCAAGAGAGAAGCACAAAAGAAGCTGTTGATATGGCTATAAAATCATTAAAATGGCTTGGAATTGATTGGGACGAGGGTCCGGAAGTTGGCGGAAATTATGGTCCATATTTTCAATCTGAAAGACTTGATATATATAAAAAATACACTGAAAAACTTATGGAAGAGGGTAAGGCATATTATTGTTTTTGTACTTCTGAAGAGTTAGAAAAAAAGTCTAATATGCAGAAAACTCTAAATCAGCCCATTATTTATGACGGCAAATGTAAGGATATACCATTAGAAGAGGCTAAAAGAAGAGTTGCTAATGGAGAGCCTGCTAAAATAAGATTTAGAGTGCCTAAAAATCAGCAGATAGTATTTGAAGATTTTGTTAGGGGCGTTGTTAAAACTAATAGTGATGAAATTGGCGACATTATCATTGTTAGAGAAAATGGTTTTCCTACTTATAATTATGCTGTAGTTATAGATGATATGCTTATGAAAATTTCTCATGTTATAAGAGGAGAGGACCATATATCTAATACTCCAAAACAAATACTTATTTATGAAGCATTGGGAGCAGAAGTTCCTAGATTTGCTCATACTTCTTCAATACTTGGTAATGATAGAAAGAAATTATCAAAAAGACATGGTGCTGCTACTTTAATGGAATATAAAGATGAAGGATTCTTGCCTCAAGCTATGAGAAACTTCCTTGCTTTACTTGGTTGGACTCACCCTGAAGCTATGGAAAATATGAATGATGAAGATATGATTAAAGCATTCACTTTAGATAGATTTTCTAAGAGTCCTGCTATATTTGATACCGCTAAATTAAGACATTTAAATGCTTGGCATATTAAAAATCTTGATTTGGACGAGGCTACTGAATTATTTTTACCTTATCTTATACAAGGCGGATTCTTAAAAGAAAATTATACAGAAGAAGAACATGCTTGGGCTAAAAAACTTATATCTGTAATAAGACATAATTGTGTTGTTTTATCTGATATTGTTAAATATGTTCCTGTATTTTTTGAAAATGATTTTGAACTTACAGATGAAATGAAAGAGATTGTAAATAAAGAAGAAAGTAAAAAGCTTCTTCAGTTTATTAAAACTAATATAGAAAATGCTAATGAAATAACTGACCAATATATGAAAGATTTAATAAAACAAGCTCAAAAAGAAACTGGTCTTAAAGGCCCTAATTTGTATCACCCTATAAGATATGTAATAACAGGAAGCAGTGCTGGTACTGAGTTATCACATATATGCGAGCTTTTGGGTAAAGAAAATATTTTATACAGATTATCTAAATATATATAA
- a CDS encoding methylated-DNA--[protein]-cysteine S-methyltransferase, with the protein MNIIRLENSQIDDKVFLYKSPIGNLYLTHYKDYITSISFQSNYSISTDKEPEIIKEAKKELDEYFNLKRKIFDIPIAVYGSDFQYKVWIETYKIPFGEIETYSNIAKKISNSFGSIFRAVGSAEGKNKIPIIIPCHRVVSKDLKLTGYAGGIEKKEYLLKLEGFNIDKLKIIR; encoded by the coding sequence GTGAATATTATAAGACTTGAAAATAGTCAGATAGATGATAAAGTGTTTTTGTATAAAAGCCCTATTGGAAACTTATATTTAACTCATTATAAAGATTATATCACTTCTATTTCTTTTCAAAGCAATTATAGTATAAGCACTGATAAAGAACCAGAAATTATAAAAGAAGCTAAAAAAGAGTTAGATGAATATTTTAATTTAAAAAGAAAGATATTTGATATACCAATAGCAGTATATGGAAGCGATTTTCAATATAAAGTGTGGATTGAAACTTATAAGATTCCTTTTGGAGAAATAGAAACATATTCCAATATAGCAAAAAAAATATCTAACAGTTTTGGCAGTATTTTTAGAGCAGTTGGAAGCGCTGAAGGTAAAAATAAAATACCAATTATAATACCATGCCACAGAGTAGTTTCTAAAGATTTGAAATTAACAGGATATGCCGGAGGAATAGAAAAAAAGGAATATTTACTGAAACTTGAAGGTTTTAATATAGATAAATTAAAAATAATAAGATAG
- a CDS encoding GNAT family N-acetyltransferase, whose translation MIKKSYNTNRLLLVQPNLEMANSIFDFYYRNKDFFKEFDPYRPDIFYKLNTHKNIIKKEMEDTKNSRMLKFYLFKIEDRKKIIGMISFANIVKGSFLSCTVGYKLDKDETKKGYMTEALKYAIDIVFKELKLHRIEANIMPHNKPSLDLARRLGFEYEGLAKKYLKINNKWEDHIHMTILNDDI comes from the coding sequence ATGATTAAAAAAAGTTATAATACAAACAGATTACTTTTAGTGCAGCCTAATCTTGAAATGGCTAATTCTATTTTTGATTTTTATTATAGAAACAAAGATTTCTTTAAAGAGTTTGACCCATACAGACCTGATATATTTTATAAACTTAATACACATAAAAATATTATAAAAAAAGAAATGGAAGATACTAAAAACTCAAGAATGCTTAAATTTTATCTATTTAAAATAGAAGATAGAAAAAAAATAATAGGAATGATTAGTTTTGCTAATATAGTAAAAGGCTCTTTTTTATCTTGCACTGTTGGATATAAATTAGATAAAGATGAGACAAAAAAAGGCTATATGACAGAAGCATTAAAATATGCAATAGACATAGTATTTAAAGAATTGAAACTTCATAGAATAGAGGCAAATATTATGCCGCATAATAAACCTTCATTAGATTTGGCAAGAAGACTAGGTTTTGAATACGAAGGACTTGCAAAGAAATATTTAAAAATTAATAATAAATGGGAAGACCATATACATATGACCATATTAAATGATGATATATGA